From Thiomicrospira sp. XS5, one genomic window encodes:
- a CDS encoding metalloregulator ArsR/SmtB family transcription factor: MTIDQTSQTFKALSEPLRLRILHLLLQRNSLCVCDFVSILEQGQSTISRHLTYLKNAGLVKSWREGTWMHYELVHDTSIPLSFETLKKHLTQLPECETDFAALQEYEKIQPRCCQID, translated from the coding sequence GTGACTATTGATCAAACATCCCAAACATTCAAAGCGCTTTCCGAGCCGTTACGCTTGCGGATACTACACCTACTCTTACAAAGGAATTCCTTGTGTGTGTGTGACTTCGTCTCCATCCTTGAACAAGGCCAAAGCACCATTTCCCGACACCTGACGTATCTGAAAAACGCAGGCCTGGTCAAATCCTGGCGAGAAGGCACCTGGATGCATTACGAGCTGGTGCATGACACCTCGATTCCCTTGTCATTTGAAACCTTGAAAAAACATCTGACCCAGTTGCCGGAATGCGAAACTGATTTCGCCGCCTTGCAAGAATACGAGAAAATTCAACCACGTTGCTGCCAAATCGATTGA
- a CDS encoding MBL fold metallo-hydrolase, translating to MRLSWLRILPVWIFLGWGMTLSAGAAEVVFKPIAKGVYAYVGPITDRTPENLGLNNNIGLIDTQKGWVMVDSGAGDLSAKALFDASQKIKAQPVVAVVNLGSQDHRWLGNHYLAQKGAKIYAYRKSVQTQTSMFDQLQSSLVKKVPALKDTQMKTADVVLNQAQNPFSIGGVEMQLNYYGDAHFPGDSVLWLPQQKVLFTGDVVYVDRMLGIHPWSNVVTWLQAYNDMRALPAKVIVPGHGQVTNWQQADAETGAYLRKLVDTMTEEAENFSGVSAAVKVNENWPEFQHLKHYDSWHKRNLNRAYLQIESGL from the coding sequence ATGAGATTAAGTTGGTTACGGATTCTTCCGGTTTGGATTTTTCTGGGATGGGGGATGACGTTAAGTGCTGGGGCGGCTGAAGTGGTGTTTAAGCCGATTGCAAAAGGGGTTTATGCCTATGTTGGGCCGATTACTGACCGTACGCCGGAGAATCTTGGGCTGAATAATAATATCGGTTTGATTGATACCCAGAAGGGCTGGGTCATGGTGGATTCCGGTGCGGGCGATTTGTCGGCTAAGGCACTGTTTGATGCCAGTCAGAAAATTAAGGCGCAACCCGTGGTGGCAGTGGTTAATTTGGGCAGTCAGGACCATCGTTGGTTGGGTAATCATTATTTGGCTCAAAAAGGGGCCAAAATTTATGCCTATAGAAAGTCCGTTCAAACGCAAACGTCTATGTTTGATCAGCTTCAGTCCAGTTTGGTGAAAAAGGTCCCCGCCTTAAAAGACACGCAAATGAAAACAGCGGATGTGGTATTGAATCAAGCGCAAAACCCCTTTTCGATCGGTGGGGTTGAAATGCAGTTAAATTATTACGGCGATGCGCATTTCCCGGGCGATTCGGTGTTATGGTTGCCGCAACAAAAAGTGCTGTTTACAGGCGATGTGGTGTATGTGGATCGTATGTTGGGCATTCATCCTTGGTCGAATGTGGTGACTTGGTTGCAGGCTTACAATGATATGCGAGCTTTGCCGGCTAAAGTGATTGTGCCCGGCCATGGCCAGGTGACGAATTGGCAACAGGCGGATGCGGAAACGGGCGCTTATTTACGCAAATTGGTTGACACCATGACCGAGGAAGCGGAGAACTTTTCCGGTGTGAGTGCTGCGGTGAAGGTTAACGAAAATTGGCCGGAATTCCAACATTTAAAACATTATGACAGTTGGCACAAGCGTAATTTGAATCGTGCTTATTTGCAGATAGAGTCAGGGCTTTAA